The proteins below are encoded in one region of Neisseria macacae ATCC 33926:
- the nuoE gene encoding NADH-quinone oxidoreductase subunit NuoE has translation MLSAESLKQIDIELAKYPADQRRSAIMGALRIAQTEKGWLAPETIAFVADYIGITPAQAYEVATFYNMYDLEPVGKYKLTVCTNLPCALRGGMDTGEYLKKKLGIGYGETTPDGKFTLVEGECMGACGDAPVMLVNNHSMCSFMTEEAIEKKLAELE, from the coding sequence ATGTTATCCGCAGAATCTTTAAAACAAATCGACATCGAGTTGGCGAAATATCCCGCCGACCAACGCCGTTCCGCCATCATGGGCGCGTTGCGTATCGCTCAAACCGAAAAAGGCTGGCTCGCCCCCGAGACCATCGCCTTTGTTGCCGACTACATCGGCATCACGCCGGCGCAGGCATACGAAGTCGCCACTTTCTACAATATGTACGACCTTGAGCCGGTCGGCAAATACAAACTGACCGTCTGCACCAACCTTCCCTGCGCCCTGCGCGGCGGCATGGATACCGGCGAATACCTGAAGAAAAAACTCGGTATCGGCTACGGCGAAACCACGCCCGACGGCAAATTCACCCTCGTCGAAGGCGAATGCATGGGCGCATGCGGCGACGCTCCGGTCATGCTGGTAAACAACCACAGCATGTGCAGCTTTATGACCGAAGAAGCGATTGAGAAGAAACTTGCGGAGTTGGAATAG
- the nuoF gene encoding NADH-quinone oxidoreductase subunit NuoF has protein sequence MAIYQSGVIFDQVDTANPDCWTLDEYVKRGGYSALRRILSENISQTDVIDEVKTSGLRGRGGAGFPTGLKWSFMPRSFPGEKYVVCNTDEGEPGTFKDRDIIMFNPHALIEGMIIAGYAMGAKAGYNYIHGEIFEGYQRFEAALAQARAAGFLGKNILGSDFEFELFAHHGYGAYICGEETALLESLEGKKGQPRFKPPFPASFGLYGKPTTINNTETFASVPFIVRDGGQAFADKGIPNAGGTKLFCISGHVERPGNYEVPLGTPFAEILKMAGGMRGGKKLKAVIPGGSSAPVLPADIMMQTNMDYDSISKAGSMLGSGAIIVMDEDVCMVKALERLSYFYYDESCGQCTPCREGTGWLYRIVHRIVEGKGRMEDLDLLDSVGNQMAGRTICALADAAVFPVRSFTKHFRDEFVHYIEHGGPMKPNKWC, from the coding sequence ATGGCTATTTACCAATCAGGCGTGATTTTTGACCAAGTGGATACCGCCAATCCCGACTGCTGGACATTGGACGAATACGTCAAACGCGGCGGTTACAGCGCGCTGCGTAGAATCCTGTCCGAAAACATCTCGCAAACCGACGTGATTGACGAAGTCAAAACCTCCGGCTTGCGCGGGCGCGGCGGTGCGGGCTTCCCGACAGGCTTGAAATGGAGCTTTATGCCCCGTTCCTTCCCCGGCGAAAAATACGTCGTCTGCAACACCGACGAAGGCGAACCGGGTACGTTCAAAGACCGCGACATCATCATGTTCAACCCCCATGCCCTGATTGAAGGCATGATTATCGCCGGTTACGCGATGGGCGCGAAAGCGGGCTACAACTATATTCACGGCGAAATTTTCGAAGGTTATCAACGTTTTGAAGCTGCACTAGCCCAAGCGCGCGCCGCAGGTTTTTTGGGTAAGAATATTTTAGGTTCGGACTTTGAATTTGAACTCTTCGCCCACCACGGCTACGGCGCATACATTTGCGGCGAGGAAACCGCATTGCTCGAATCGCTGGAAGGCAAAAAAGGCCAGCCGCGCTTCAAACCGCCGTTCCCCGCCTCGTTCGGACTGTACGGCAAACCGACCACCATCAACAATACCGAAACCTTCGCTTCCGTACCGTTTATTGTCCGCGACGGCGGTCAGGCGTTTGCCGACAAAGGCATTCCGAATGCCGGCGGTACCAAATTGTTCTGCATCTCCGGCCACGTCGAACGTCCGGGCAACTATGAAGTGCCGCTAGGCACGCCGTTTGCCGAAATCCTGAAAATGGCAGGCGGTATGCGCGGCGGCAAAAAACTCAAAGCCGTCATCCCCGGCGGTTCGTCCGCGCCCGTATTGCCTGCCGACATCATGATGCAGACCAATATGGACTACGACTCGATTTCCAAAGCCGGCTCGATGCTCGGTTCCGGCGCGATTATCGTGATGGACGAAGACGTGTGCATGGTCAAAGCCCTTGAGCGATTAAGCTATTTTTACTACGACGAATCCTGCGGCCAATGCACCCCCTGCCGCGAAGGTACCGGCTGGCTCTACCGCATCGTCCACCGCATCGTAGAAGGCAAAGGCCGCATGGAAGACTTGGATTTGCTGGATTCCGTCGGCAACCAAATGGCAGGCCGCACCATCTGCGCCCTCGCCGACGCCGCCGTCTTCCCCGTCCGCAGCTTTACCAAGCATTTCCGTGATGAGTTTGTGCATTACATTGAACACGGCGGACCGATGAAGCCGAATAAGTGGTGTTAA